Below is a genomic region from Rhinoraja longicauda isolate Sanriku21f chromosome 34, sRhiLon1.1, whole genome shotgun sequence.
tgaatctggaattctctgcctcagaaggcagtggaggccgattcactggatgcgttcaagagagagctggatagagctcttaaggataacggagtcagggggtatggggagaaggcaggaacggggtactgattgtggatgatcagcgatgatcacattgaatggtggtgctggctggaagggccgaatggcctcctcctgcacctattgtctattaactgcaGAGgccggcacaaatcgaaggtatcgcacaaaatgctggagtgactcagcgggtcagccagcatctcgggagagaaggaacgggcgacgtttcgggccgaggcgcAATTTGCACAAGATAAAGGATTTTCACCGCAACTATTCACGTGACAACCAAGCGTTCGTTCATCGCTCCGAACCTTTTTCAAACCTCGTCTACTGTGTCCgcggttccaggtgtcaacttctctacatcggcgagaccaaacgcaggctcaatagacaatagacaataggtgcaggaggaggccattcggcccttcgagccagcaccgccattcaatgtgatcatggctgatcattctcaatcagtaccccattcctgccttctccccataccccctgacttcgctatccttaagagctctatccagctctctcttgaatgcattcagagaattggcctccactgccttctgaggcagagaattccatagattcacaactctctgactgaaaaagtttttcctcatctcagttctaaatggccgaccccttattcttcgagcgatcgtttcgctcaacacctccgcctcaaccaacctgatctcccggtggctcagcacttcaactcctccctcccactcccagtctgacctttcctgtcctgggcctcctccattatcagagtgaggcccagcgcacaaattggaggaacagcacctcatatttcgctcgggcagcttacaccccagcggtatgaacattgacttctctaactacagatagttcctctgtccctcttttcccctcccccttcccagttctcccactagtcttcctgtctccaactacatcctatctttgtcccgctgacatcagtctgaagaagggtctcgacccgaaacgtcacccattccttctcccccgagatgctgcctgacccgctgagttactccagcatttttttgatacctgaagtgggagaagtcagtgTTCTAGTTCAAagtaaatgtagaatagaccatcattagctaggggaaggtgacaatgaattaggcagaagaaaggtctcgactcgagacgtcacccattccttctccccagagatgctgcccgtcccgctgagttactccagcattttgtgcctaccgtagtttagactgaagaagggtctcgacctgaaacgtcacccattccagcatTCCTAGTTTAGacagaagaaagatctcgacccgaaacatcacccatttttttctctcccgagatgctgcctggcccgctgagttactccagcactctgtgaaacgtcacctatccatgttctccacagatgctgcctgacccgctgttactccagcactctgtgaaacgtcacctctccatgttctccacagaggctgcctgacccgctgagttactccagcactatgtgaaacgttacctatccacgttctccacagacgctgcctgacccgctgagttactccagcactctgtgaaacgtcacctatccacgttctccacagatgctgcctgacccgctgagttactccaacattttgtgatttgtaccagcacctgcagttattttcccactcaACTTTTCATGCCCCtggtctctctgccccctctgatTCTCAGTGTCCGTGCTGTTGCTCCAAACTAAAcagagagcgagagggggagagagagagagagagagagagagaggggggctgtatctccaaagtgggAAATCTACGTTGTGGTTGCACGTGTTGCTTGGGGGGCTGACCGTGTTGCTCGGGGGACTGACCATGTTGCTGTGCCCCCCGACACAATGGGCCGGACCCCCGTGTCTGAGGAAagtcattctagccttagagggagtacagagaaggttcaccagattgatccctgggatggcaggactttcatatgaagaaagactggatagactcggcttatactcgctggaatttagaagactgagggggggatcttattgaaacatatgaaattcttaaggggttggacaggctagatgcgggaagattgttcccgatgttggggaagtccagaaccaggggtcacagtttaaggataagagggaagtcttttaggaccaagatgagaaaacattttttcacacagagagtggtgagtctgtggaattctctgccacagaaggtagttgaggccagttcattggctatatttaaaagggagttagatgtggcccttgtggctaaagggatcagggggtatggagagaaggcaggtataggatactgagttggatgatcagccatgatcatattgaatggcggtgcatgctcgaggggccgaatggcctactcctgcacctattttctatgtttctatgacagggaGATGAGGCTGGCTGAGGCCATGGACAACATCTGCGAGCGGATCCTGCAGTACAGCGTGCACGCGGAGAGACCCGGCAGCCTGAGATACGCCAAGGTGAGTCCAGGCCTGCCCGCGCCTCGCCCGCACGCCCATGCCCTGGGTCAGGCCGTCTCGCCCACCCAGTCTACCCCGCCACTCACTCACGGCTGATTCACCTcctcctcccaaccccactctcctgtcttccccccccccccctaaccccgacacccgcactaatccagACCCTGCCGCTTTATCGTGTTGGCATTTGTTCACTCGCGTAACAGTGAGTGAACAAATTGTCATTGTCAGTTGTGCTGATATATTGTAGTCACTcacatgtgtatgtgtggtggcaTTTGTtcatgtctgtctgtgtgtctgtgtgtgtgtgtgtgtgtgtgtgtgcgcgcctgtccggttgtgtgtgcctgtgtgtctgcttgtgtgtgtgcgcctgtgtgtgtgtgtgtgtgtgtgcgcctgtgtgtgtgcgcctgtgtgtgtgtgtgattgtgtgcgcctgtgtgtgtgtgtgtctgattgTGTGTGCCTGTCCGATTGTGTGTAtgcgcgcctgtgtgtgtgtgcgcgcgcctgtgtgtgtgtgtgtgtgtgcccctgtCTAattgtgtgtgcctgtctgtgtgtgtgtgtgtgtgtgtgtgcgcgcatgtccctgtgtgtgtgcgcgcatgtccctctgtgtgtgtgtgtctgtctgtgtgtgtgtgcctgtctgtgtgtgtgcgcatgtccctctgtgtgtgtgtgtgcctgtctgtgtgcgtgtgcctggctgtgtgtgtgtatgtgtgtgtgcgcgcatgtcccTGTGGTGTGTCTGTATGCGTATGTGTGTGCGGGCGCATGTCCctctgtgtgtgcctgtctgtgtgtgtgtgtgcctttcTGAGTGTgcctggctgtgtgtgtgtgtatgtgtgtgagcgcGCATGtccttctgtgtgtgtgtgtgtgtgtgtttgtgtgcctgtctgtgtgtgtgtgtatgtatgtgtgtgtgcgcacgcatgtccctttgtgtgtgtgtgtgtgtgtgtgcgtgcgtgtgtgcatgtccctgtgtgtgtgcgagcgtgtgtgtgtgtgcgagcatgtccctgtgtgtgtgtgcgtgcgtgtgtgagtgtgagccgtGCAGGCGTGCGTGAGAGTGCGTTAGAGGCAGCCCGTGGCGGTGAGGGTAGGCCGCCCCTGAGCCGCTGCCCCTCCTGTCCGCAGGGCACCAGTGAGACCATGATGACGCTGAAGAACCTGGTACACAAGGGCGTCAAGGTGGAGCTGGGCATCCCCTTCGAGATGTGGGACGAGCCGTCGGCCGAGGTGACCGACCTGAAGAAGCAGGTAAGCGGCCGCTCGCTGTGGGGCCGAGTGCGGGTCTcggcctcctcccccccccctccccctccccctacccccccccccctccccctccccctaccccccccccccccccccacaagcccGGGTGATCCATCCACACAGGAGGCCACTCATAAGAAGCAGGGACACCACTTGACTGCAGGCTGAATGATGGTGGAGAACGTCACAAAGGGCAGcctaaggcactgggcctgtactcgctggagtttagaaggacgagggggggcctcattgaaacgtacagaacagtgagcggcctgcatagagtggctgtggagaggatgtttccaccagtgggagagtctaggaccagagggcacagcctcagaattaaaggacgttcgtttaggaaggagatgaggaggaatttattcagtcagagggcggtgaatctgtgggattctttgccacagacggctgtggaggacaatagacaatagatacaggaggaggccattcggcgcttcgagacagcaccaccattcaatgtgatcatggctgatcattctcaatcagtaccccgttcctaccttctccccgtaccccctgactccgctatccttaagagctctatctagctctctcttgaatgcattcagagaattggcctccactgccttctgaggcagagaattccacagattcacaactctctgactgaaaaagcttttcctcatctcagttctaaatggccggccccttattcttaaactgtgtgtggccccttgttctggactcccccaacattgggaacatgtttcctgcctctaacgtgtccaaccccttaataatcttctacgtttcgataagatctcctctcatccttctaaattccagtgtacacaagcccagccgctccagtctttcaacatacgacagtcccgccattccgggaattaacctagtaaacctacgctgcacgccctcaatagcaagaatgaccttcctcaaatttggagaccaaaactgcacacagtactccaggtgcggtctcaccagggccctgtacaactgcagaaggacctctttgctcctgtactcaactagtATagttgaggagggatttctttagtcagagggcggtgaatctgtgggattcttaccGCCAGGTGACACAACCTACTGTAACTGGTCGCggtctggcggcacggtggcgcggcggtagagttgccatcacggggagaacgtgcttgTCTGCACACCCTcgccgtggcctgcgtgggtttacctCCGGGTGCttgcagtctcctcccacactcggtgggccgaagtgctccGTGTCCCGAAGTGCTCCGTGTCCCAacgccaaactaaactagactcaaaggtcccgacccgaagcgtggTCTGtccgctccacccccccccccacccccactccggcacgatgcctggcttgctgagttcctccaacactctgcGCTCAAGGTTCCTCCAACACTCTTTGCTCAGTACCTGCAGTTCACCAGGTTCGTGAGTGATGGGACCGGAATGGCAGGGGGtacggggggggggagaaggcaggaacggggtactgattgtggacgatcagccgcgatcgcagtgaatggcggtgctggctcgaagggccgaatggcctaaccccgcgtctattgtctactagaccaagtggacccgttgggcccaaacctctcctgcattggtgcagcaccctctcccccctccccctcccctccaccccttccccctcccccccaccatttccctacctccctaccccctcactccttccatccccctccctccttctcttctcctccccctctccccctcccccctccctctcaactcctccccctctcctcccctcccctccccctcaccccttcccctcccctccccctcaccccttcccctccccccactccacccccctcaacctcccttatcctccctcctcccccttccctccttcccactacctccctccctcccccctccctccctaggagatagatttaaacttttaaaatgtgaataactttgaaaacataacaccgatttccatgaaacttcttccattagcaccaaagggacgttggtgagtaagttgggcctaaaatataGGCCGCGCtgtcgtgaaccgttttggctgtagttcgggaacaaacaaacaaaggagagtttaAATATATATTGTCCATTGaaacccttgccccctcccccccccctggccttaaagctgtgcccgctGGTCTTTGGGCAGTTGGCACAGTGCCCtgaggctctgactgtctaccccttcTGCCTTGTTGCCCGCAGTGTGAGAATATGCTGGAGCACTACGAGGACATTGTGGAGGACTGGTACTTTCACCACCAGGACCTGGAGCTGGAGAGGTTCCTTTGTGTGTCGCACGTGCTGGCAGCGAACGACCGAGGTCAGTATTGACGTACTCTAACCCCCGCTCtttttcgtttttagttttagagatacagcgcagaaacaggcccttcggcccaccgggtccgcgccgcccagcgatccccgcacaccaacaccatcctacacccactggggacagttattttacatttaccgagccgattaaccgacaaacccgcacgtctttggagtgtgggaggagaccgaagatctcggagaaaacccgcgcaggtcacggggagaacgtgcaaactccgtacaggcagcgcccgtagtcgggatgaaacccgggtctccggcgctgcattcgctgtaaggccgctGCGCCCCGTTCAAACAGCCCGGTTTTCAAAtgctcaggaaggaactgcagatgccggtgttaaacggaagatggatacaaaaagatGGAGGAACTGGGCGGGGACGGGCTACATGAGCAGGAACGGGcgacattacgggtcgagacccttcttcagactgtacagtcacgggataagggaaacgagagatacaggcggtgatgtggagagatagagaacaacagATGAAAGAGATGCAgaaaagcaacgatgataaaggaagcaggccgttgTTGGGTGTGTGCTGGGtgggaacgagaagctggtgcgacgggtgggggagggacggagagagagggaatgccggggctacctgaagtgttcAGTACCACTACAATACTCGTACCActggatgctgttcctccaatttgcatttagcctcaccctCCCTCCAGTCGTGTAAGGGAAATAGttcggaacaggggacgtacaatgagatctgggtgtcctagtgcatcagtcactgaaaggaagcatgcaggtacagcaggcagtgaagaaagccaatggaatgttggccttcataacaagaggagttgagtataggagcaaagaggtccttctgcagttgtacagggccctagtgagaccgcacctggagtactgtgtgcagttttggtctccaaatttgaggaaggtcattcttgctattgagggcgtgcagcgtagatttactaggttaattcccggaatggcgggactgtcgtatgttgaaagactggagcgactaggcttgtatacactggaatttagaaggatgagaggagatcttatcgaaacgtataagattattaaggggttggacacgttagaggcgtgaaacatgttcccaatgttgggggagtccagaacaaggggccacaatttaagaataaggggtaggccatttagaactgagatgaggaaaaactttttcagtcagagagttgtgaatctgtggaattctctgcctcagaaggcagtggaggccaattctctgaatgcattcaagagagagctagatagagctcttaaggataacggagtcagggggtacggggagagggcaggaacggggtactgattgagaatgatcagccatgatcacattgaatggtggtgctggctcgaagggccgaatggcctactcctgcacctattgtctattgccattcagcccttcgatccagcactcaatacgatcaaggctgatcatctaaaatcagtaccccgttcctgctttttccccccatatcccctgattccattacccagaagagctgaatctaactctcttgaatatgaAGAACTAGTCTTTCTGTttacatagaaatgtagaaaatatgtgcaggaggtgtccattcggccctttgagccattcatcgtgatcacggctgatcatccacaatcagtaacccgtgcctgccttctctccataccccttgattccactagcccctagagctctatctaactctctcttaaatccatccagtgaattggcctccactgccctctgtggcagagaattccacagattcacaactctctgggtaaaaaagttgcttctcacctcagttttaaatggcctcccctttattcttagactgtgtgtgtgtggcccctggttctggactcccccaacattgggaacatttttcctgcatctagcttgtccagtccttttataatttgatatgtttctataaggtccccctctcacccttctaaactccagtgaatacaagcccagtgttttcaatctttcctcatatgtcagtcccgccatcccggggattaacctggtaaacctacgctgcactgcctcaatagcaaggacgtccttcctcacattaggagaccaaaactgtacacgatactccagatgtggtctcaccagggccctgtacaactgcagaaggacctctttactcctgtactgaaatcctctcgttatgaaggccaacacaccgtgagctttcttcactgcctgctgtacctgcacgacacctttcagtgactggtgtacaaggacacccaggtctcgctgcacctcccccttacccaacctgacaccattgagatgataAGAGAAGCAGAGACAGGCCCTGCAGCGCCCGCAGTTCATCGACTGGACAGCAGAGGGAGTGCTCGGCCCACCGCTGAATGAATGGACTCCGCTGGTTGGACttgggacaagttgggtcgacgTTCTCTCTGGTGtggctgtgtttagtttagagatacagcgtggaaacaggcccttcggcccaccgagtccatgccgaccggccaTCCCCCCGTGCACTAATTCCATCCTACGCGGTCTGAAAGAGGATCTcgcctctcgacccaaaacgtcacccagttccttctctccagagactctgcctgacccgttgagttactccagcattttgtgtccaccttaggcAAACAATGACCGGTTCTTTATCCCCCTACTGTTAGGGGTTAGAGACTGGTTCCTGATTCATTTGTGACAGGAGCAgattttggccattcggcccgtccagtctaccccgccattcaatcatggctgatctctctttccctctcaaccccattcccccgcccgccttctccccataaccactagcACACCTACCGAAGGGTAAAAGTGGTTCttgagtctagaagttgggaggtcacgttgcagttgttatAAGACGTTgtcggtgagaccgcatttagaatattgtaagaaaataactgcagatgctggtacaaatcgaaggtatttattcacaaaatgctggagtaactcagcaggtcaggcagcatctcaggagagaaggaatgggtgacgtttcgggtcgagacccttctacagactgatgtcagggggggtgggacaaaggaaggatatagatggagacaggaagatagagggagatctgggaaggaggaggggaagagagggacagaggaactatctaaagttggagaagtcgatgttcataccgctgggctacaagctgcccaggcgaaatatgaggtgctgttcctccaatttccggtgggcctcactatggcactggaggaggcccatgacagaaaggtcagactgggagtgtgagggggagttgaagtgctgagccaccgggagatcaggttggttaaggcggactgagcgcaggaatATCGTGAATTTTGTGAATATTGTGACTttgtagaatattgtgttcagttctgggcaccgtgttataggaaagatattgtcaagctggaaagggctcagagaagatttacgaggatgttgccaggagaggtggacgggtacatggataggacgggtttggagggatatggaccaagtgcaggcaggtgggactagtgtagctggggcatgttggccggtgtgggcaaattgggccaaagggcctgtttccacactgtatcactctgtgactctatgaatcctGTACAAGCCATGACCAGTGATGAAGTTGTCACGGTTCCACAGTGACACCTTCTCCCAttaaaacttcttccatgagaagaaacgtcttccattagctccaaagggacgatggtgagcaaggtgggcctagaattgtggcgctatcgtgtaccgttttggctgtagttcaggaacaaacaaacaaacaaacaaacaaacaaacgagagttttagtacatgagATGGCCGTCTGGTAACTCggatctcactgtaccttaagtGGGACACGCGGCAATTAAACTGAATCTTGGATCTTGTGTCCCCTGCCTGCAGACTGCCTGGGTGAGGTGTGGTCAGGGCGCAAGGGCGACCCGGTGACCAGCGGCGACAAGGAGAGGAGGCGGGCGGACGTGGAGCCGCGCGGGGACGGCCAGCCGGCGCACCACCACGCCGGGGAGCTCTGAGCACCCGGCACCCTTCcacagtggggtgggtgggggggggggaatggagaccGCGTCCCGACTGGAAACGCCACTGACACCGCTCCCTGCCGGTGGTGGCATCGACCGCTGGTGAGggcaccccttccccacccccacaccccccccccgtgaccctcactcacccctccccccccgtgaccctcactcacccctcccccccgtgaccctcactcacccctcccccccgtgaccctcactcacccctcccccccgtgaccctcactcacccctcccccccgtgaccctcactcacccctccccacccctcacacccctcaccccttcccaccccccatgaccctcactcacccctccccccgtgaccctcactcatccctcccccacccctcaccccttcccacccccccatgaccctcactcacccctcccccccgtgaccctcacacacccctccccccgtgaccctcacacacccctccccccgtgaccctcactcacccctccccccgtgaccctcacacacccctcccccacccctcaccccttcccacccccccatgaccctcactcacccctccccacccccatcaccgctcacctccactcaccccaccccaccactcacccccctcccctcacccgtgACCGTCACTCACCCCtcgcctcacccctcaccccacacactccacctccctcacctctcacccctccccatccctcactcacctctcccacccactcctcaaccctcccacctcactcacccctcactcaccccaccccacccttcatCCCTCcactcatcccccacccctccccacccctcactttcccctccccccagcacctcacccctcactcaccccacctccctcaccactcaaacctccccacccctcacccacctctcccccccaccattcaACCCTCCCGcctcactcacccctcacacctcccctcatcccacccctcccctcactcgcccccctctcctcaccacccctccccccccgcccggTAACTGTCattcatccctccccacccccccactcaccactcactcccccctcactctccacccctcacctcactcacccctcccccccccccctcgcccatcaagtccatcccccattcaatcacggctgatctatctctccctcccaaccccattctcctgccttctccccataacccctgacacccgcactaatcaacaatctatctatctctgccttaaacacatccactgacttgtggcctccacagccgtctgtggcaaagaatcccacagattcaccgccctctgactgaagaaattctcctcatctccttccttttaaCCCCCACCCCAGTGGTGAAAAtagcccccccttccccctccctcccggtgacacaccccacccccacccccacctcccctgctccagacactcccaccccccccacccacacccccccgctcccgactctcccaccccccccacccccacccccccctgctcCAGACATTCCCACCCCCAACGGTGatatccccccccccacgaccCCCAAACAATCTTCCCGCCCTCCCAGTGCCAGGATCACACCTCCTCCACACACGTGCGCGGCCCAACAGTCTCCACACGTAAAGGGCCACCCTCAAAGTTCCTGCTTGCCCCCGATCCCACCCgcgtccccctttcccccccccctcgtcgTACCCCGTTCCTAAAGGCACGGAAAGGTCCGGAACGATGAACGGGCACTTGATTGTCAGGTGAAACGCCGCGGTGAAAGTTCCTTGTGTTGCGCGGCCAAGGTGTGCCAACAGTCGCCATGTAAAGGGCGCCGATCCCGATCCCGCCCTAGCCCagcgtttccccccccccccccggtctgtACCGGTGTGAGAGGAACGACAAAAATGGAACGTGTTTCACCATGACAACACTTTTCAGTCCACACAGACaacagataataggtgcaggaggaggccattcggccctttgagccagcaccgccattcaatgtgatcatggctgatcattctcaatcagtaccccgttcctgccttctccccataccccctgactccactatccttaagagctctatctagctctctcttgaatgcattcagagaattggcctccactgccttctgaggcagagaattccacagattcacaactctctgactgaaaaagtttttcctcatctccgttctaaatggcctaccccttattcttaaactgtgtgtggcccctggttctggacacccacaacattgggaacatgtttcctgcctctaacgtgtccaaccccttaataatcttctacgtttcgataagatcccctctcatccttccaaattccagtgtatacaagcccagtcgcttcagtctttcaacgtacgacagtcccgccattccgggcattaacctggtgaacctacgctgcacgccctcaatagcaagactctCTGAGCCACTCGGCAAAGGACGATCTCCCGACTGCGG
It encodes:
- the cnpy4 gene encoding protein canopy 4; the protein is MLRPLITGLLLLSPLIGAAAEEGDANDDANDRLPTKCEVCKFLTVELQTALDKTRHSKEVLEIGAVLDNGKRKRKIKYNTSEMRLAEAMDNICERILQYSVHAERPGSLRYAKGTSETMMTLKNLVHKGVKVELGIPFEMWDEPSAEVTDLKKQCENMLEHYEDIVEDWYFHHQDLELERFLCVSHVLAANDRDCLGEVWSGRKGDPVTSGDKERRRADVEPRGDGQPAHHHAGEL